In Gambusia affinis linkage group LG08, SWU_Gaff_1.0, whole genome shotgun sequence, a single window of DNA contains:
- the cfap73 gene encoding coiled-coil domain-containing protein 42 homolog, translating into MFSKMTSDRTVCLNRKPTVQDAMTGRDFITAQIELRDKERELDELKQKTHEQKQYLIYLHRRNEELQQTTKEAREQRFKLEMFFRDEETESDRLTAEKEMKEAMEKEAEIQRLKEECVNLKRRKREMQLQTLKYTHYREFLERVLKLTKFTNVDALASYLESLLYIRDQLYQRETQVQEHMEQQKKAFQILKDQHNLLWLQKNNHLSQLQTNLEKARSKALIWERQWNQIQETAAKKTLELGQITYATLNLFEMAGGTIGVGGLHINDTEKQLDAIKNFMMDHTDIVKHYLTYLHREARGSKSENITIIK; encoded by the exons ATGTTTTCCAAGATGACCAGCGACCGGACGGTTTGTCT gaaCAGGAAGCCGACTGTCCAAGACGCGATGACAGGACGGGACTTTATAACGGCGCAGATTGAGCTGAGGGACAAGGAGAGAGAGTTGGATGAGCTGAAGCAGAAGACCCATGAGCAGAAACAG tatttgatttatttacatcGGCGTAATGAGGAGCTGCAGCAAACCACAAAGGAAGCGCGTGAGCAACGCTTCaagctggaaatgttttttcGG GACGAAGAAACGGAATCCGACAGGTTGACGGCCGAGAAGGAGATGAAGGAGGCGATGGAGAAGGAGGCGGAAATCCAGAGGCTGAAGGAGGAGTGTGTGAACCTGAAGAGGAGGAAGCGGGAGATGCAGCTTCAGACCCTCAAATACACACACTACAGGGAGTTCTTGGAGCGCGTGCTCAAACTAACAAAA TTCACCAACGTGGACGCGCTCGCAAGTTACTTGGAGAGCCTCCTCTACATCAGGGACCAGCTGTACCAGAGGGAGACTCAGGTGCAGGAACACatggagcagcagaagaaagCCTTCCAGATCCTGAAGGACCAGCACAACCTGCTGTGGCTGCAAAAGAACAACCACCTGTCGCAGCTCCAGACCAACCTGGAAAAGGCCCGCTCCAAAGCTCTGATATGG GAAAGGCAGTGGAACCAAATTCAGGAAACGGCTGCAAAGAAGACGCTGGAGCTGGGCCAGATCACGTACGCGACCCTTAACCTCTTCGAAATGGCCGGCGGGACGATTGGAGTGGGCGGTTTGCACATCAACGACACAGAGAAGCAACTGGACGCG ATCAAGAACTTCATGATGGACCACACAGACATTGTGAAACATTATCTCACATACTTGCACCGAGAAGCCAGAGGAAGcaaatcagaaaacattacAATTATTAAGTAG